One genomic window of Vulpes vulpes isolate BD-2025 chromosome 11, VulVul3, whole genome shotgun sequence includes the following:
- the LOC112910861 gene encoding olfactory receptor 56B34-like: MDITLSITNSSRLQVPEFILLGLPGIHEWQHWLSLPLALLYILALCANILILITIQHEPSLHQPMYWFLGVLAIVDIGLATTIIPKILAILWFDAKAISLPECFAQIYAIHCFMGMESGIFLCMAIDRYVAISYPLRYPSILTEAFVIKVTLSMVLRNGLLTLPVPVLAAQRQYCSRNEIDHCLCSNLGVTSLACDDITINRFYQLALVWVLVGGDMGLVFASYALIIRSVLRLNSAKATSKALSTCSSHLILILFFYTAVIVVSVTQLAGRKVPLIPALFNVLHSIMPPAFNPMVYALRTQELRVGFQRVLGLGDNVSRK; this comes from the coding sequence ATGGATATCACCCTGAGTATAACCAATAGCTCCAGGTTACAAGTACCTGAATTCATCCTCCTGGGGCTCCCAGGCATTCATGAGTGGCAGCACTggctctctctgcccctggctCTGCTCTACATCTTAGCTCTTTGTGCTAACATCCTCATCTTAATCACCATCCAACATGAGCCTTCCCTGCACCAGCCCATGTATTGGTTCCTTGGTGTCTTGGCTATAGTGGACATTGGCCTGGCTACCACTATCATACCCAAGATCCTGGCCATTCTCTGGTTTGATGCCAAGGCCATCAGCCTCCCTGAGTGCTTTGCTCAGATCTATGCCATCCACTGTTTTATGGGCATGGAGTCAGGCATCTTCCTCTGCATGGCTATCGATAGATATGTAGCCATTTCCTACCCCCTTCGGTACCCCTCCATACTCACTGAGGCTTTTGTGATCAAAGTCACACTGTCCATGGTGCTCAGGAATGGCCTGTTGACCCTCCCAGTGCCTGTATTGGCTGCCCAGAGACAATATTGCTCCAGGAATGAAATTGACCACTGTCTATGCTCTAATTTGGGGGTCACTTCTCTGGCCTGTGATGACATCACTATTAACAGATTTTACCAGTTGGCCTTGGTATGGGTTTTGGTTGGGGGTGACATGGGTCTGGTCTTTGCTTCCTATGCTTTGATTATTCGCTCAGTGCTGAGGCTGAACTCTGCTAAAGCAACATCAAAGGCCCTGAGTACCTGCAGCTCCCATCTCatcctcattctctttttctacaCGGCTGTTATTGTGGTGTCTGTCACCCAGCTGGCAGGAAGAAAGGTCCCCCTTATCCCTGCTCTCTTCAATGTGCTGCACAGTATCATGCCCCCAGCCTTTAACCCCATGGTTTATGCCCTCCGAACCCAGGAGCTGAGAGTGGGCTTCCAGAGGGTGCTTGGTTTGGGTGACAATGTGTCCAGGAAGTGA